Proteins found in one Aneurinibacillus uraniidurans genomic segment:
- a CDS encoding glutamate-5-semialdehyde dehydrogenase — MNLIDKATHAREAAAAMTALTTEQKNQALLAMADALETHMAHIIEANTQDTTAAKESGITHAMLDRLTLTEARIKDMADGLRQVTTLADPVGDVLEAWELPNGLQVEKVRVPLGVIGIIYEARPNVTVDAAGLCLKAGNAVVLRGSSSALHSNRTLVTILREALTDTAIPVEAIQLLDEGTREEVNRMMRLNGYLDVIIPRGGAGLIRSVVENSSVPVIETGAGNCHIYLDASAKLDMATNIVLNAKTQRPAVCNAAETLLVHTDWAKQHLTDILTALTEKNVELRGCARTRELAPDLAILPATDEDWSTEYNDYIMTIGIVDSVEEAIAHINRFSTKHSEAIITESAENARAFLTRVDSAAVYHNASTRFTDGFEFGFGAEIGISTQKLHARGPMGLPALTSSKYIIHGAGQIR; from the coding sequence ATGAATCTGATCGATAAAGCGACTCACGCACGTGAAGCAGCAGCTGCGATGACAGCTCTGACTACCGAACAAAAAAATCAAGCGCTTCTCGCCATGGCAGATGCGCTTGAGACACATATGGCACATATTATTGAAGCGAACACGCAAGATACAACTGCTGCCAAAGAAAGCGGCATTACGCATGCCATGCTTGACCGCCTGACCTTAACAGAAGCACGCATTAAAGATATGGCAGACGGACTACGTCAGGTTACGACTCTCGCTGATCCAGTCGGTGATGTTCTCGAAGCGTGGGAGCTGCCAAATGGCTTGCAGGTCGAAAAAGTACGGGTTCCGCTCGGCGTTATCGGCATCATTTATGAAGCGCGTCCGAACGTAACCGTAGATGCAGCCGGTCTGTGCCTAAAAGCAGGCAACGCAGTCGTCCTGCGCGGAAGCTCCTCCGCTCTTCATTCTAACCGGACACTTGTTACCATCTTGCGCGAAGCACTGACGGACACAGCAATCCCGGTTGAAGCCATCCAACTGCTCGATGAAGGCACACGAGAAGAAGTAAATCGCATGATGCGCTTGAACGGTTATCTCGATGTTATCATCCCACGTGGTGGTGCAGGACTTATCCGATCTGTTGTTGAGAATTCATCTGTTCCGGTTATTGAGACAGGGGCCGGTAACTGCCACATCTATCTCGATGCAAGCGCAAAGCTGGACATGGCGACAAACATTGTACTCAACGCCAAAACACAACGGCCAGCCGTCTGCAATGCCGCTGAAACATTGCTCGTTCATACAGACTGGGCCAAGCAGCATCTCACTGACATCCTAACTGCTCTCACAGAGAAAAATGTGGAACTGCGTGGCTGCGCACGTACCCGTGAGCTGGCTCCTGACCTGGCGATCCTCCCTGCGACGGACGAAGATTGGTCAACTGAATATAATGATTACATTATGACAATTGGTATCGTGGATTCTGTTGAAGAAGCGATTGCTCATATTAACCGTTTTAGCACCAAACATTCGGAAGCGATCATTACTGAATCAGCTGAAAATGCACGTGCATTTCTCACTCGCGTCGATTCCGCTGCCGTTTACCATAACGCATCCACCCGGTTTACCGATGGATTCGAATTCGGCTTCGGGGCCGAAATTGGCATCAGCACCCAGAAGCTGCATGCACGCGGCCCAATGGGACTTCCAGCGCTCACATCATCAAAATATATCATTCATGGCGCAGGCCAAATTCGTTAA
- the proC gene encoding pyrroline-5-carboxylate reductase yields the protein MLQEKRICFIGAGSMAEALISGLVSKKLLPSQQIFASNRGNSERITELVTRYGIAAPDKETAIRTADILVLAMKPKDVDSAIEGIRSFTRPDQLVISVLAGTPTDYISSLLGHNAAVIRTMPNTSAAIGMSATALAPGQYATDEDMAIATAIFEAVGIVEVVKEEELHAVTGLSGSGPAYVYYLVEAMEDAGRDIGLAPEVARRLILQTIIGAANMLLEPGAEPDVLRRNVTSPNGTTAAGLAVLAEHGFQEAIRACIRRATERSEEMGAQSSITSK from the coding sequence ATGCTTCAGGAAAAACGCATTTGTTTCATCGGCGCAGGCTCCATGGCAGAAGCTCTCATCTCAGGGCTAGTCTCGAAAAAACTGCTGCCCTCTCAGCAAATTTTCGCGAGCAACCGTGGCAACAGCGAGCGCATAACCGAACTTGTTACTCGTTATGGCATTGCCGCACCCGACAAAGAAACAGCCATTCGCACAGCCGATATTCTCGTACTGGCTATGAAACCAAAAGATGTGGACTCGGCAATCGAGGGCATTCGTTCATTTACACGTCCTGATCAACTCGTGATTTCGGTGCTAGCTGGCACACCAACAGACTATATCTCCAGTCTGCTCGGTCATAATGCAGCCGTTATTCGCACTATGCCGAACACATCAGCGGCTATCGGCATGTCCGCTACCGCACTTGCTCCAGGTCAATATGCAACAGATGAAGATATGGCGATTGCGACAGCAATTTTTGAAGCGGTTGGAATCGTAGAAGTTGTCAAAGAAGAAGAACTGCATGCTGTTACTGGACTGTCTGGTAGTGGTCCGGCTTACGTATATTATCTCGTAGAAGCAATGGAAGACGCAGGACGCGACATCGGCCTTGCGCCTGAGGTGGCCCGCCGTCTCATCCTACAAACGATCATCGGTGCTGCGAACATGCTGCTTGAACCAGGTGCTGAGCCGGATGTTCTACGCCGCAATGTAACGAGTCCGAACGGCACAACCGCCGCTGGCCTGGCAGTACTGGCCGAGCATGGTTTCCAGGAAGCTATTCGCGCTTGCATCCGTCGTGCTACTGAACGTTCTGAAGAAATGGGCGCCCAGTCCTCCATTACATCCAAATAA
- a CDS encoding spore germination protein, with translation MVDFKKPKIIKSKNKQEDGEEEQKQPSPDITAFKKDDRQLPPFDQIPIDPSSEVNTARLKEAFDNVDVFVAHSLRFARAQKDEEAPLCGAIYFLDDLVNEVVVDLHILHPLLDMGPGPFLTNIEEEVLTAKKFAPVEDFKTMVEMITSGCTVVHIDGMRHAVAVITPGYPTRSVSEPEAEPLVRGPREGFTEKLQDNTALIRKRMRTPDLKSEMIKLGHRSHTAVCLMYIRDLVDDNVLAELHARLDRIDIDVLIESAELEELIEDQVYSPFPQILSTERADKVASALGEGRIAIIIDGTPFVLIVPSVFFDFMQASEDYYQRFYFSVVIRLLRIFTFLISLLGPSLYVAITTFHQELIPTPLLLTVISARSGVPFPALVEALVMEVSFEILREAGVRLPRPVGSAVSIVGALVVGQAAVEAGVISQAMVIVVAFTGIASFTIPAFNLSMSTRLLRFPIMLIAASLGLYGIALALVVLGVHMCSLRSFGVPYMAPVAPAYARMWGSEVLVLPFGHRKTRPAYIQTKDIQSHGPNQKPMSEEGGKQ, from the coding sequence ATGGTTGATTTTAAAAAGCCGAAAATAATCAAGTCAAAAAATAAACAGGAAGATGGCGAGGAAGAACAGAAGCAGCCATCGCCTGACATTACAGCATTCAAAAAAGATGATCGGCAGCTTCCGCCGTTTGATCAAATTCCGATCGATCCATCCAGCGAAGTGAACACAGCACGTTTGAAGGAAGCGTTCGATAATGTGGATGTGTTTGTCGCCCACTCGCTTCGTTTTGCACGGGCCCAAAAAGATGAGGAAGCGCCGCTATGTGGTGCGATTTATTTTTTGGACGATCTCGTTAATGAAGTGGTTGTTGATCTGCACATTCTACATCCATTGCTTGATATGGGACCGGGCCCATTCCTTACGAACATTGAGGAAGAAGTGTTAACGGCGAAGAAGTTCGCTCCGGTCGAAGATTTCAAAACAATGGTGGAAATGATTACATCCGGTTGTACGGTTGTGCACATTGATGGAATGAGGCATGCTGTTGCGGTGATTACACCGGGGTATCCTACCCGTTCCGTATCGGAGCCGGAGGCAGAGCCGCTTGTGCGCGGTCCGCGCGAAGGATTTACTGAGAAACTTCAAGATAATACAGCACTCATCCGTAAACGAATGCGTACACCTGATTTAAAGTCTGAGATGATCAAGCTTGGTCATCGCAGTCATACGGCTGTTTGCCTGATGTATATACGTGACCTCGTAGATGACAACGTGCTGGCTGAATTACATGCCCGTCTGGATCGCATTGATATTGATGTGTTGATTGAGAGCGCGGAGTTAGAGGAATTAATTGAAGACCAGGTATATTCACCATTTCCGCAGATTTTATCAACGGAGCGGGCAGACAAAGTTGCGTCGGCGCTAGGTGAGGGACGGATTGCGATTATTATTGACGGCACTCCATTCGTTCTGATCGTGCCGTCTGTATTTTTTGATTTTATGCAGGCGAGTGAAGATTATTATCAGCGCTTTTATTTTTCTGTGGTTATTCGATTGCTCAGAATCTTTACCTTTTTGATCTCGCTGCTTGGCCCGTCTCTTTATGTGGCGATTACGACCTTTCATCAGGAGCTGATTCCCACTCCGTTGTTGCTGACGGTTATTTCCGCACGTTCTGGTGTCCCCTTTCCTGCTTTGGTCGAAGCACTAGTGATGGAAGTTTCATTTGAAATTTTGCGGGAAGCAGGTGTTCGACTGCCGCGTCCGGTGGGTTCTGCTGTAAGTATCGTAGGCGCGCTGGTCGTCGGACAGGCCGCTGTAGAAGCGGGGGTAATCTCGCAAGCCATGGTCATTGTGGTAGCGTTTACGGGCATTGCGTCCTTCACCATTCCAGCGTTTAATCTCTCGATGTCCACGCGTCTGCTCCGTTTTCCGATCATGCTGATTGCGGCGAGTCTTGGATTGTACGGAATTGCACTGGCGCTTGTCGTGCTTGGGGTTCATATGTGTTCCTTGCGTTCGTTCGGTGTTCCGTATATGGCACCGGTCGCTCCAGCGTATGCGCGGATGTGGGGAAGTGAAGTACTCGTTCTTCCATTTGGTCACCGCAAGACGCGTCCGGCTTACATTCAGACGAAAGACATACAAAGTCATGGACCGAATCAGAAGCCGATGAGCGAGGAGGGAGGAAAACAGTGA
- the proB gene encoding glutamate 5-kinase: MDNKKKNRIVVKIGSSSLTNPNGGLSHEKLIGHVDALAALRQAGHDVILVSSGAVAAGFTALGYPSRPVTIEGKQAAAAVGQGLLIQAYNEGLGIHGLTAAQILLTRDDFAKRNRYHNAYNTLNELLKRGMIPIINENDCVAVDELTFGDNDMLSALVAGFLHADGLMILTDTDGLYDADPRSNPHARKFSLLHEITPEIEALAGGAGSSVGTGGMRSKINAAKFALSLGIEIFVGTGDGADKLLRILANEGAGTYFRNEMQGSLKSHKQWIAFHADCAGRIEVDAGAASALLYGGKSLLPSGITDVGGSFLAGDVVEVWDTLGRRLGKGEVRYDANQLRQVKGESGPACQEVLGTSRIEAIHRDNWVTLYMEEDKEDTREEIIQ, from the coding sequence ATGGATAACAAAAAGAAAAATCGCATAGTAGTGAAGATTGGCAGCAGTTCTCTTACCAATCCGAACGGCGGGCTGTCCCACGAGAAATTAATCGGACATGTGGATGCACTCGCAGCTCTGCGCCAGGCAGGGCATGATGTCATTCTTGTCTCGTCCGGAGCAGTTGCGGCTGGATTTACCGCACTTGGTTATCCATCCCGCCCTGTAACTATCGAAGGCAAACAGGCAGCTGCAGCGGTTGGTCAGGGGCTTCTTATTCAAGCATACAATGAAGGACTCGGCATACACGGATTAACCGCCGCACAAATTCTGCTGACACGAGACGATTTTGCCAAACGGAATCGTTATCACAACGCGTACAATACGCTGAATGAATTACTTAAACGGGGCATGATTCCGATTATTAATGAAAATGACTGTGTGGCTGTCGATGAATTAACCTTTGGTGACAACGACATGCTCTCCGCACTTGTGGCCGGATTTCTACATGCCGATGGTCTAATGATCCTAACTGATACAGACGGTTTATACGATGCGGACCCTCGCTCAAATCCACATGCGCGAAAATTCAGTCTCCTACATGAGATTACACCGGAGATTGAGGCGCTTGCAGGCGGTGCAGGCTCAAGCGTTGGCACCGGGGGCATGCGCTCGAAAATTAATGCCGCCAAGTTTGCTCTCTCCCTTGGCATCGAAATCTTCGTTGGAACCGGGGATGGAGCCGATAAGCTGCTGCGTATTCTCGCAAACGAAGGAGCAGGGACGTATTTCCGTAACGAAATGCAAGGCTCCCTTAAATCACACAAGCAATGGATCGCCTTCCATGCGGACTGTGCGGGACGAATTGAAGTCGACGCGGGTGCTGCTTCTGCCCTTCTATACGGAGGAAAAAGTCTCTTACCATCTGGCATCACAGACGTCGGTGGAAGCTTCTTAGCAGGTGATGTGGTAGAAGTATGGGATACACTGGGCCGCCGCCTTGGCAAAGGTGAAGTACGCTATGATGCAAATCAACTTCGCCAGGTTAAAGGTGAATCTGGTCCAGCCTGTCAAGAAGTACTTGGAACGTCCCGGATCGAGGCGATTCACCGCGACAACTGGGTAACGTTATATATGGAAGAAGATAAAGAAGACACACGGGAGGAGATTATTCAATGA
- a CDS encoding Ger(x)C family spore germination protein, translated as MKRRAFFLWTVWLMLLPLLQGCGTSSGGLAVRELNRLNVVLASGVDYDEQKKQFVITIQSLKPAKEKNKPSSPDAVYTATASGNTVMEAARNLRAFTSGTLIWFHSKVIVLGKDVLKDNHLREVIDFFARNRENRYSSWVLIAQNSAKEIITSQAGSEVAIADELLGIISNQAEYAQSATLMLRDMMNSYTSPSRTFVTSIVRKTSQGKKSFIEIRGGAVVKNGVYETDLAPEELRSLRWIRKITDVEPGSVVSIPLHKETTGDEAKTAVELRIQKRKQHVEIRNDVPRVSIELQISATLMESDTEFNLKDPKTQEKLKKELDMFVQQNIQQLLTKMQKEKKTDVFAFDQLIHRQHKEYWRTHKKEWDRIYPEIPVTVTIVWNNLRYGMITQLERSGAD; from the coding sequence GTGAAGCGGCGAGCATTTTTTTTATGGACAGTATGGCTGATGCTTCTTCCGCTGCTTCAGGGGTGTGGAACGTCGTCCGGGGGCTTAGCGGTACGGGAATTGAACAGGCTGAATGTCGTATTGGCAAGTGGAGTTGACTATGACGAGCAGAAAAAGCAGTTTGTCATTACGATTCAGTCGTTAAAGCCGGCCAAAGAAAAAAATAAACCGTCATCACCGGATGCTGTGTATACGGCAACAGCTTCCGGCAATACCGTTATGGAGGCCGCCCGGAATTTACGTGCGTTTACATCTGGCACATTGATCTGGTTTCATAGCAAAGTCATTGTACTTGGAAAAGATGTGCTGAAGGATAATCACTTGAGAGAGGTAATCGACTTTTTTGCCCGAAATCGGGAGAACCGGTATTCCAGTTGGGTGCTTATCGCACAAAATTCCGCTAAAGAGATTATTACGTCCCAGGCAGGAAGTGAAGTTGCGATTGCTGACGAACTGCTTGGCATTATTAGTAATCAGGCGGAGTATGCACAGTCAGCCACGCTTATGTTACGAGATATGATGAACAGCTATACAAGTCCATCGCGTACGTTTGTTACAAGTATAGTTCGCAAAACCTCGCAGGGGAAAAAAAGCTTCATTGAAATTCGCGGGGGTGCTGTGGTTAAAAATGGGGTTTACGAGACGGACCTGGCTCCTGAAGAGTTACGTTCTCTACGTTGGATTCGTAAGATTACGGATGTGGAGCCAGGTAGCGTGGTTTCGATTCCGCTTCATAAAGAAACAACAGGAGATGAAGCAAAAACCGCTGTTGAGCTACGGATTCAGAAACGAAAGCAACATGTCGAGATTCGTAATGATGTTCCGCGTGTTTCAATTGAATTACAAATTAGCGCTACCTTAATGGAAAGTGATACTGAATTCAACCTAAAAGACCCGAAGACCCAGGAAAAATTAAAAAAGGAACTAGATATGTTCGTGCAGCAAAATATACAGCAATTGCTAACGAAAATGCAAAAAGAAAAAAAGACCGATGTTTTCGCATTCGATCAGCTTATCCATCGGCAGCATAAGGAATATTGGCGTACGCACAAGAAGGAATGGGATCGAATTTATCCTGAGATTCCGGTTACGGTCACGATTGTATGGAATAATCTTCGCTACGGTATGATTACACAATTGGAAAGGAGCGGGGCTGATTGA